A single Mercenaria mercenaria strain notata chromosome 9, MADL_Memer_1, whole genome shotgun sequence DNA region contains:
- the LOC123546504 gene encoding C-factor-like — translation MVSTAALIQGASRGLGLQFCKTLLSRQPALSIIATCRTPGQAQELQDLKSEPLLAGRLHILGVDVKNEAQIQEAAEYAEKHFGQLDLLVNCAGILHPSGRGETSLKDLNLQGLQETCTTNAFGPLLMGKHFGKLLTKGGGSVGVKSTDAKQQHAGVLVNISAKVGSTTDNALGGWYSYRMSKCALNMATKNLSIELGRGKNKVICVSLHPGTVDTALSRPYHKNVKNLFSVEQSVSKLLTVIDSLTVEDSGKFFTYDKELLPF, via the exons atggTTTCTACAGCAGCGTTAATTCAGGGAGCTAGCAGAGGACTTGGTCTTCAGTTTTGTAAAACTTTGTTGTCACGGCAACCAGCACTCAGTATCATAGCAACATGTAGGACACCAGGTCAGGCACAGGAACTACAGGATCTGAAATCAGAGCCTTTACTAGCTGGGAGATTACATATATTGGGAGTTGATGTGAAAAATGAGGCTCAGATACAG GAAGCAGCAGAGTATGCAGAGAAACATTTTGGACAGCTTGACCTGTTGGTGAACTGTGCTGGAATTTTACATCCAAGTGGCCGCGGTGAAACAAGCCTGAAAGATTTAAATTTGCAG GGGTTACAAGAGACATGTACTACAAATGCATTTGGTCCATTGTTGATGGGTAAACATTTTGGAAAGTTGTTAACAAAGGGAGGTGGCAGTGTTGGTGTGAAGTCAACTGATGCTAAACAACAGCATGCTGGTGTGTTAGTGAATATATCTGCAAAAGTAGGGTCCACTACAGACAATG cgcTTGGTGGTTGGTACAGTTACAGAATGTCAAAATGTGCTTTGAACATGGCAACTAAGAATCTCAGTATTGAACTAGGACGTGGTAAAAATAAAGTGATATGTGTTTCGCTTCATCCAGGAACTGTGGATACGGCACTCTCACGACCATATCATAAGAATGTGAAGAACCTGTTTTCTGTGGAACAAAGCGTTTCTAAACTGTTAACAGTTATAGACAGTTTAACTGTAGAAGATAGTGGGAAATTTTTCACATATGATAAAGAGTTGTTACCATTTTGA